A window of Rhipicephalus microplus isolate Deutch F79 chromosome X, USDA_Rmic, whole genome shotgun sequence genomic DNA:
CTTCTTCCatcggtacttgccagtacccgcGCCTAAGGTCCACTACCGTAATGAACTGCGCTCTGCCTACTCGGAAAATCAATTCCTGAGGATTCATCATTCTGAACGCATCCGCTTTGGTGACGGCATTTAGCGCTTTGTAGTCCACACACATGCGGATAGTCCCATCTTTCTTTCCGACGCATACTACCGTGTGTGCAAACGCACTCTCCGTGGGGTAGATCAACTTACAAGTCAAAAGTTCGTCAACTTGCCGGCTGACTTCTTTCTTTAATAGTTCCGGCACCCGATACGGAAACGCCTTTTTCGGCTGGTGACCCGGTTCTATTTCTATTTTATGTTCATCTACCTTTGCTATACCCGGAGTGCCATCAAAGAGGGTGCAACGTCTTTGGAACACCGGCTGTATTTCCGCCTGCGCATCAGCATCAAGGTGAGCAACCTTCTCGCTCGTTACCACGAGCTCTTCCCGCTTCACAGTGGTTGGCGGTGGGGCATATTCCACCTCCCCAAAATCATGGTCCTCATCGAAGATGACCCCAATATGACTGACTCTTGCATAGTAAGGTCGAATGTTGTTGACGTGGACACTTTTCACCTTTCCCTCAGATGTTTCTACGCGGTAAGAATGTTCGTGCTCACGTCCAACCACTGTGAATGGGCCTAGCCATTTAGGTGACATTTTACCACTCCGATCATTGTCGAAAACCACAACTTGGTCGCCAACGTTAAAAGCTTTGAGCCTGCTGCTGCGATTATAAACACTGGCGTAACTCTCCTGATGAGTTGCACTAGTTAGCTCAGCTATATTAGCGGCTGTCTCGAGCTGCTCCTTAAGTTGTTGTAAATACTTAGCGGGGTTTTTTCTCAATGTTGCGGGCACCGGCATTTCTCCCGTCCAAGTCGTCTGCAGTATTAGAAGCGGTCCCATGGGATTCCTTCCATACAATAGACGAAACGGAGCTACTCCAGTTACCTCATGGGGGACTTCCCGATAGGCCCATAAAACCATTGGGATTAATTTGTCCCAATTCTTGGAGTCTATTTGAATGACATGATACAACATGTTTTTGAGTACTCGGTTCCACCTTTCTACAACTCCATTACTCTCTGGGTGTTCTGGGGTTGAAAATCTTGGCATGCAACCTAATTTCTCCAGCATCGTTTGCGTGAGCTGCGATTTGAAATTAGTGCCCTGATTGGAGCAGATCATCTCCGGAACGCCTGTGCGACTGAATATCTCAATCAGTGCATCACAAGTCGCCTTAGCTGTCAAAGAGCGCAGTGGGATCACCTCTGGCCACCTCGTGCAAAGATCTACTAAGCACAGTGCGTACTTATGCCCTCTCGCTGACGATGTGTCTAGGGGTGCGATCACATCTACATTGACAACTTGGAAAGGGTGCTCGGGTCTAGTGAGCGGAGTTATAGGCACTTTATCCGTGCGACGCTTGTCTGAACGAATTTGACATTCATGGCACGAACGACAATGCTCTAATATCTCCTTCGCCATACCCGGCCAAAAAAATTATACCTAATgcgagctcttgttttctttgaccCTAGGTGCCCCCCGCATAGTGACTTGTGTGCTAAGTGCATCACCTGAGTGCGCTTATCTTTGGGGACAACTAGCTGACTCATCGAGTGCCTGCTATTGAGTCGCAGTGGTATAATAGTCCGTCTGAAATGAACATGCCGGATTTCCCACTACGCGCATCTTCCCAACATTTCTTTAGCGTAGTGTCGCCGAACTGCACATTGCGGAACTCTACTCTTTGGCCTAATGACGCCTCCCTTTCTTCATCAGTTTGCGCCTCTTCCCCGGAATCATCTTTCTCCTCCAAGGTAAGATTGCAGGCAACTACCTTTTGTTTCTCTACTGCTCGTTCCGCCTCGTGAGCAGGCTCGGCCGGCACTCGACAGGGTGCCAGAGGGCGGCTGGCCTTCAACAAAAGCTTCCAATCGTCCTTGGTCAACAAACAATCTGTGCCCTCGACGAGCTCATCAGTTAACGCGCAGAGTAGGTCGACGTTCTGAGGCTCCGTaacctctcgcgggctatttaATTTGACCGGTAACGTAGCTAGACTTCCCTCGATAGTTTTACCGAAAGCGGACACCAATCTTACCGTGCCAGACGGCTCTACAACACTTCGCGGAAGCAGACTCTCCCGGATGACGGTTATCTCACTCCCCGTATCCAAAATCGCATCTGGGGATATGCCTGCACAAGATACTGGAATTAACTGCAGTTTATCTGTgccttcaccctcgtgtttcagAGACTTCACCTTTGCGCTAAGTACTCCAGTAGGTATTTCAGTATCCGTCTCGTGGGATAACGTTACCTTTTGAACCTTCCGCTTTGGCTCGGTAGCCTTCTTGGGGTTGTTCTCCTTATCACTAGCCTTCAGGCACTCTTTAGCGAAATGGCCTGAGCCGTGACATAAGTGGCATTTCAGAGCCCCTTTCTCAACTCGTGTCACCGGCTTCTGCCCCATTTCTACAGTTGGTTGCTTTGAAGCACGCCCTTTCCCTTTCGCTTGCTCGAAAGTTTGGAGCACTTTCGCGATCTCAGTTGGCCTAAGCCATCCCTCGCCTTCCCTTAATCTCACATACTCAAGACCCTCCATACTAAGGCCCGATTTTATACGGTCAGCAACCATGAGTTCTGCCATCACTTCTACCGTGTCGGCTTCTCTCACTTGGAGGTAGTACGAGAAATAAGTGTTCATGCGGGACGCGAACTGCGCCCACGTCTCTTCCTTACGCTTTACTGCTCTTTCGAACCTCTGCAGGTACTCTGCCGGAGAAAGCTTCAGTTCCGTCAGCACTGCTGCTTTAACTGACTCATAATCTGCACTCTCTTCAGGGTTGAGGTTACGCAGTAGGTAACGGACTCGCTCAGTTAGCGCTGGCATAACCAAATGCACGCGGCTCTCGTGTGGTACCTGGTAAGTAGCAAAAAGTTTTTCTACTTCGTCAAACCATAATGGGACATCCGCGTCACTCGGCAGGCGGAACCCTTTTAGCACTTTTGCACATTGCTGAACAGAATCGAAACCCCGGCGCCTCTGATCACCCGTCTCCGACCCAGAGTTGGACAACATGCCATTGAGATGTTCCGCGTTCATTCTAGCCTGCAATAACTTTTCGTACTGAATCTGAAGATTGAGCTTTTGAATTTCAAGCTCGAGCGTTCTCGCTTCGCTTGATTTCGGCAAAACCTGAGatgcctgctgcatcgattcttgCCTCTGAGTAAGCACTGTCGCCTCATTTGACTAATCAGAATTTTGAATACCATCATTGGATGCTATTCGACTCCGATTCACATCTGCCGCACTCGTACCCTCATCTTCATTAGACTCCATTGTTTTAGCACCCCCGCGTTTTCTCACCATGTGCTCTACACATAAACTGCCATGCCAACTAGAGAAGCACGCAAGAAATCCTGCTCACCATTTGCTGTATGCACTGTCATTCCCGGATCTCCTCCATGGTGCCGGAGTTGGCTGCTGTGGGAGCGTCTCGACTTTGCCGCTGGTGGCTGTTGGATGCCTTGCCCCTCGGTCCTCTCAGCGCTGGTCCAGTGTATGGTGCTGCAGAGCTCGCCGATCCCTGTCAACTGcgccagttaagttttccttcttgttcgttgatctccttgatatggattgaagtcccgtcaaggagatgatcggcgtcgatgaagcaggaggcaggttggaggtaatgaaaacttgaaggtatattacagcgaaatatttacagtcatatgtacatcttgccgaagcacactcatgataacacagacatccgcagcgtcttactcttctacttaacttttcttaagttagagcctagaacactgttactacatacaacgtacttagtctcactgttcgaccaccaagtggttacggcccagacaaaagttgcatcgtacggaagagaaacggattccctccagtcttaagcatcttgcggtaacaaagaaaaaggggagggggccactgctggtccgcctcaacattctctcatccaatctgtttccactaagattaagtcactccctactgggctgaccttactctcgacagcagcgcttctacagtttaaacaggcgttttggtactctttcccatcatgtctctcgCTCTCGacctcccacgcgctcaggaattttaacgctcgggagatatcggcattgtagacccggtacattcatgccctttcccacacccagcgagccgagacgaacctccaaagccaGAAATcgaatgattgcgcgcggaacgtaattgcccccgcaggtagcaagcggcctttgactttctccgctttccttgtgctcgggtcgtgcatcgctgcgactttgagccgatcgccagggcagagcgtgtcgcctactcccactgagctcgcgcccggccgCGGAAGCAGGACGGGGTcacttaatcccattgtgcgtttgcccccggcagcggcgacttgtctctaaaccacaaacattccaagccggttggcagaACGGTTcttttcacattgtgtgtttgtccccggcagcggaggagacggacgtagtttgcattccagaggataagtggtgtacagttacacgggcataccgagagagagtcgagaaagaagctttgtataacgtagcttcccgcgccGTCCGCCCATGCTCAAAGGAAGTcatttgcgaccttgccgagagagatgcgagaaagaagctttgaataacgtagcttctggtgctgtcccatccgcacgatcaacttatgagcggcaaaacataacaaCATGTAAGGCCTGACATAACATCTTTTAATGTTTGAAAATACGGATTAGTTACTAAACTGTAAACAAAAGAATGTGGTTATGTGTTACCATTAGCGCTGCTCTTATATGCTAGTAAATTTAACTCGCCAGTATTCCACCCTTATTCACTTCTTACCAGCGGCCATTTTTGGTCTTGCCATTTATGCAGAAAAATTAGGAAACGTTATAATAATGTTTTTAATGAAACTCGTAGGGGGAAATCAGTGGACCAAACAAGCGCCAATGACAATGTTTTACTGCTGTGACAAGGTGCAGAGTATGGCTTTGTTATTTTTGTCTCTTGGTGACACAAGGCCCGCTTATGGCTTCATGTCTTTTTCTTGGATGTTGGACTCTTCAATGCGTAGTACCGTCAAACTTTTTCTTACCGCCGCGTGATAAAAGGGCTGCATATGTTCGGATGTTTGATAATGCTTCATTCCAGTAAATCTTCTCGATTAAAGGACCAGGCCAAAAGTGCCGGAAAACAAAAGACGACGCAATGTAGATTTATGTCTGAGAGAATACTCTCAACGGTTTTTATCTGCGACAAAAAACCGCCCTCTTGCAACGGTCAACCTGATTATTCGAGGACACAGGAATGACAAACGCATTGAAGACGCCCCTCGCCAGCCCCGTGACCCGGTGACTACAAAGAACAAAGGCCTGCAAACTGGGACAGACGTAGCACAGCAGCCGCAAACTACAGCCCGAGAAGTGGAGGCTGATCTTGGTCTCAACCTTGTTTCGGCTACAACCAAGAAGCACCGCGTCTACGAAGCAGGACTTAGAAGCCGAATGGCTGCCAGATTTCGCCACTCATGCGAGCTGAGAACAATGTGAAGCAGCTCCAGTTTGTGGAACATCACGCCCACTGGTCTGCATCTCACTGTAAACGTGTGGTATTCATCAGAAAACGGTATCAGAAAACACAAGTTTGGCACCCCATGAACGTGCGGTATGTAAAGAAGTGCAAGAAGTAGTCGTGTTTGTGTCTTTTTAGCAGTGCCGCTGCTATTAGCACTGCTAGCTACCTGTGATATGACTGTGCAGTTCATGGCAATAATACTTTATTGCTTTCAAGTTAGCAGTGA
This region includes:
- the LOC142775468 gene encoding uncharacterized protein LOC142775468, which translates into the protein MNAEHLNGMLSNSGSETGDQRRRGFDSVQQCAKVLKGFRLPSDADVPLWFDEVEKLFATYQVPHESRVHLVMPALTERVRYLLRNLNPEESADYESVKAAVLTELKLSPAEYLQRFERAVKRKEETWAQFASRMNTYFSYYLQVREADTVEVMAELMVADRIKSGLSMEGLEYVRLREGEGWLRPTEIAKVLQTFEQAKGKGRASKQPTVEMGQKPVTRVEKGALKCHLCHGSGHFAKECLKASDKENNPKKATEPKRKVQKVTLSHETDTEIPTGVLSAKVKSLKHEGEGTDKLQLIPVSCAGISPDAILDTGSEITVIRESLLPRSVVEPSGTVRLVSAFGKTIEGSLATLPVKLNSPREVTEPQNVDLLCALTDELVEGTDCLLTKDDWKLLLKASRPLAPCRVPAEPAHEAERAVEKQKVVACNLTLEEKDDSGEEAQTDEEREASLGQRVEFRNVQFGDTTLKKCWEDARSGKSGMFISDGLLYHCDSIAGTR